From Macaca mulatta isolate MMU2019108-1 chromosome 1, T2T-MMU8v2.0, whole genome shotgun sequence, the proteins below share one genomic window:
- the ACKR1 gene encoding atypical chemokine receptor 1, whose amino-acid sequence MGNCLHPAELSPSTQNSSQLNSEDLWNFSYDGNDSFPDVDYDANLEAAAPCHSCNLLDDSALPFFILVSVLGILASGTVLFMFFRPLFHWQLCPGWPVLAQLAVGSALFSIVVPILAPGLGNTRSSALCSLGYCVWYGSAFAQALLLGCHASLGPKLGAGQVPGLTLGLSVGLWGVAALLTLPITLASGASGGLCTPVYSMELKALQATHAVACLAVFVLLPLGLFGAKGLKKALGMGPGPWMNILWAWFIFWWPHGVVLGLDFLVRSKLLLLSTCLAQQALDLLLNLAEALAILHCVATPLLLALFCHQATRTLLPSLPLPEGWSSHLDTPGSKS is encoded by the coding sequence CAACTCAGAACTCAAGTCAGCTGAACAGTGAAGATTTATGGAATTTTTCCTATGACGGGAATGATTCCTTCCCAGATGTAGACTACGATGCCAACCTGGAAGCGGCTGCCCCCTGCCACTCCTGTAACCTGCTGGATGACTCTGCACTGCCCTTCTTCATCCTCGTCAGTGTCCTGGGCATCCTAGCTAGCGGCACTGTCCTCTTCATGTTTTTCAGACCTCTCTTCCACTGGCAGCTCTGCCCTGGCTGGCCCGTCCTGGCGCAGCTGGCTGTGGGCAGTGCTCTCTTCAGCATTGTGGTGCCCATCTTGGCACCAGGGCTAGGTAACACCCGCAGCTCCGCCCTATGTAGCCTGGGCTACTGTGTCTGGTATGGTTCAGCCTTTGCCCAGGCTTTGCTGCTAGGGTGCCATGCCTCCCTGGGCCCCAAACTGGGTGCAGGCCAGGTCCCAGGCCTCACCCTGGGGCTCTCTGTGGGCCTTTGGGGAGTGGCGGCCCTACTGACACTGCCTATCACCTTGGCCAGTGGCGCTTCTGGTGGACTCTGCACTCCGGTATACAGCATGGAGCTGAAGGCTTTGCAGGCTACACACGCTGTAGCCTGTCTTGCCGTCTTTGTCTTGTTGCCACTGGGTTTGTTTGGAGCCAAGGGGCTGAAGAAGGCATTGGGTATGGGGCCAGGCCCCTGGATGAATATCTTGTGGGCCTGGTTTATTTTCTGGTGGCCTCATGGGGTGGTTCTGGGACTGGATTTCCTGGTGAGGTCCAAGCTGTTGCTGTTGTCAACATGTCTGGCCCAGCAGGCTCTGGATCTGCTGCTGAACCTGGCAGAAGCCTTGGCAATTTTGCACTGTGTGGCTACGCCCCTGCTCCTCGCCCTATTCTGCCACCAGGCCACCCGCACCCTCTTGccctctctgcccctccctgAAGGATGGTCTTCTCACCTGGACACCCCTGGAAGCAAATCCTAG